Proteins from one Nitrobacteraceae bacterium AZCC 2146 genomic window:
- a CDS encoding CubicO group peptidase (beta-lactamase class C family) (product_source=COG1680; cath_funfam=3.40.710.10; cog=COG1680; pfam=PF00144; superfamily=56601) → MSPRPDERFIMATDLPIDEARQDEWWPSSSWAMIDDIAAAGWSLERLNDAFHYADTIATDAVMIVQGGREVASWGDITRRFNCHSIRKSFLSALIGPYVEDGTIDLSLTLAALDIDDVEGLSPIEKQATIYDLLTARSGIYHPAGYETSWMRSIKPKRHSQPPGTTWCYSNWDFNALGTIFTRLTGRGIHEAFRDAIARPLGMEDFRHDEEHKDGWMVPDTCSQHPAYPFAMSTRDLARFGLMFLRDGRWGMRQVISADWVATSVLPYSDAGARGAYGYMWWLAKAGTGFPGVVQPEGSFSAQGAGGHFLVVIPPLDLVIVHRVNTGVPDRLVDRFQFGKLLRLILDARHAVTPR, encoded by the coding sequence ATGTCTCCGCGTCCTGACGAACGATTCATCATGGCGACCGACCTTCCCATCGACGAGGCCCGTCAGGACGAGTGGTGGCCCTCGTCCTCGTGGGCGATGATCGACGACATCGCCGCGGCCGGCTGGTCGCTCGAACGGCTGAACGACGCATTCCACTATGCCGACACCATCGCCACCGACGCGGTGATGATCGTGCAGGGTGGGCGCGAAGTCGCGAGCTGGGGCGATATCACCCGGCGCTTCAATTGCCATTCGATCCGCAAGAGTTTCCTTTCGGCGCTGATAGGCCCCTATGTCGAAGACGGCACAATCGATTTGTCCCTCACACTGGCCGCGCTCGACATCGACGACGTCGAAGGGCTGAGCCCGATCGAGAAGCAGGCGACAATCTACGATTTGCTGACCGCGCGATCGGGCATCTATCACCCGGCTGGCTACGAGACGTCATGGATGCGCTCGATCAAGCCGAAGCGGCACTCGCAGCCACCCGGCACCACGTGGTGCTACAGCAACTGGGACTTCAACGCGCTCGGCACGATCTTCACCCGGCTCACCGGTCGCGGCATCCACGAGGCGTTCCGCGACGCCATCGCGCGGCCGCTCGGCATGGAGGATTTTCGCCACGACGAGGAGCACAAGGACGGCTGGATGGTGCCGGATACGTGCTCACAGCATCCCGCCTATCCGTTCGCGATGTCGACGCGCGACCTCGCCCGTTTCGGCCTGATGTTCCTGCGCGATGGGCGCTGGGGCATGCGGCAAGTCATCTCCGCCGACTGGGTGGCGACGAGCGTTCTGCCCTATTCCGACGCCGGCGCGCGCGGCGCCTATGGATACATGTGGTGGCTAGCAAAGGCCGGCACAGGCTTTCCGGGAGTCGTGCAGCCCGAAGGCAGCTTTTCGGCGCAGGGCGCTGGCGGGCATTTCCTCGTCGTCATCCCGCCGCTCGACCTCGTCATCGTCCATCGCGTCAACACCGGCGTACCCGATCGCCTCGTCGACCGCTTCCAATTCGGCAAGCTGCTTCGCCTCATCCTCGACGCCCGCCATGCCGTGACCCCGCGCTGA
- a CDS encoding 2-methylcitrate dehydratase PrpD (product_source=COG2079; cath_funfam=1.10.4100.10,3.30.1330.120; cog=COG2079; pfam=PF03972,PF19305; superfamily=103378), whose product MTSIIETIAEWSHSASAFSPLARRRAIDAIADTIGCMVAGVDDFSTRAVRRAVGAQISASGGESPVIGGGRAPAAIAALVNGTAAHALDYDDNFHPAISHASAVLVPALLASASSMNINGRALVDAYLVGLEAQAAIGIGVNPSHYTVGWHSTSTCGAIGTAAGVSRLIGLDAATMARAMSMAVSLASGIKGQFGTPAKPFHAGMAARNAVEAAAFGSAGLTGRLDILEAAQGFRDLFGGPDASGWDALTLGQPLAIESAGVIPKRHPCCGSTHYVVDMVLELRAIHGFTAADVAALDCLVGIANARNLCYPDPQDEMQARFSMHYCVALALSQDRIGLADFTPAQIARPEIRRLLTFTTMTARSREEELATKGDRLPHKVVIRLNNGTELKAERLHAKGSMADPFDDADRVAKFADCCAARLGVDATAELYGVLSRLDEQPNLDFLAPVFV is encoded by the coding sequence ATGACCAGCATTATCGAGACCATCGCGGAGTGGAGCCATTCGGCCAGCGCATTTTCCCCGCTCGCCCGCCGACGCGCCATCGACGCGATCGCCGATACTATCGGCTGCATGGTCGCCGGCGTCGATGACTTTTCGACCCGGGCTGTGCGGCGCGCTGTCGGAGCGCAGATTTCAGCTTCGGGCGGCGAAAGCCCGGTGATCGGCGGCGGACGGGCGCCCGCAGCGATCGCGGCGCTGGTCAACGGCACCGCCGCACACGCGCTCGACTATGACGACAACTTCCATCCCGCGATCAGCCACGCTTCGGCGGTACTTGTCCCGGCGCTGCTCGCCTCCGCCTCGTCGATGAACATCAACGGGCGGGCACTGGTCGATGCCTATCTCGTCGGGTTGGAGGCTCAGGCCGCCATCGGCATCGGCGTCAATCCCTCGCACTACACTGTCGGCTGGCATTCGACATCGACCTGCGGCGCGATCGGCACCGCGGCGGGCGTCTCCCGGCTCATCGGCCTCGACGCCGCCACCATGGCGCGGGCGATGAGCATGGCGGTCAGCCTGGCGTCCGGGATCAAGGGCCAGTTCGGCACGCCGGCCAAGCCGTTCCACGCCGGCATGGCGGCGCGCAACGCAGTCGAGGCGGCCGCATTCGGCAGCGCCGGCCTGACCGGGCGCCTCGATATCCTGGAGGCCGCGCAAGGCTTCCGCGATCTGTTCGGAGGCCCTGACGCCAGCGGTTGGGACGCACTGACGCTCGGGCAGCCGCTGGCGATCGAAAGCGCCGGCGTAATCCCGAAGCGACATCCGTGTTGCGGCTCCACGCACTACGTCGTCGACATGGTGCTCGAACTCCGGGCCATCCACGGCTTCACCGCCGCCGACGTCGCCGCGCTCGATTGTCTCGTCGGCATCGCCAATGCGCGCAACCTTTGCTACCCCGATCCGCAAGATGAAATGCAGGCGCGGTTTTCCATGCATTATTGCGTGGCGCTGGCATTGTCGCAGGACCGGATCGGCCTCGCCGATTTCACGCCCGCGCAGATCGCCCGGCCCGAAATCCGCCGGCTGCTGACGTTCACCACCATGACGGCGCGCAGCCGCGAAGAGGAACTGGCGACAAAGGGCGACCGACTTCCGCACAAGGTCGTCATCCGGCTGAACAACGGTACCGAACTGAAGGCCGAGCGGCTGCATGCCAAGGGCAGCATGGCCGATCCGTTCGACGACGCCGATCGCGTCGCCAAGTTCGCCGATTGCTGCGCCGCGCGGCTCGGCGTCGACGCGACGGCGGAGCTCTACGGCGTCCTTAGCCGGCTGGACGAGCAGCCCAATCTCGATTTCCTCGCGCCAGTGTTCGTCTGA
- a CDS encoding DNA-binding transcriptional LysR family regulator (product_source=COG0583; cath_funfam=1.10.10.10; cog=COG0583; ko=KO:K21645; pfam=PF00126,PF03466; superfamily=46785,53850), with product MELKWLEDFLSLAATQSFSRSAHERNVTQSGLSRRIRQLENWLCVPLFDRSTYPVRVTAEGKAFLPKAEEMIGLIQGARRDIRHQHAITAEVLTFATLNTLALTFFPDWIRRLEGRGHLFKTRFGDQRSSFAGKVAMLLDGESDFFLTYAHPNVPTHIDPERFAHRCLGTEAAIPVSVPDANGNPVHALHTSGPAISYLSYGTCSFFGRGLVKLLAERPLPLTTVYENAMSAGLKAMALAGCGVGWIPESLVADELKSGQLVAAGDASWHLPTEIRLYRASARCRPAVERFWAAIDDADQRIENHPTLHLAGAA from the coding sequence ATGGAGTTGAAGTGGCTCGAAGATTTCCTGAGCCTCGCAGCGACACAGAGTTTCTCGCGCTCGGCCCATGAACGCAACGTCACCCAGTCGGGGCTGAGCCGACGCATACGACAACTGGAGAACTGGCTCTGCGTTCCCCTGTTCGATCGCAGCACCTATCCGGTCCGTGTCACCGCAGAGGGCAAGGCGTTCCTGCCCAAGGCGGAGGAAATGATCGGGCTCATCCAGGGCGCGCGGCGCGACATCCGGCATCAGCACGCCATCACCGCCGAGGTGCTGACATTTGCCACGCTGAACACGCTGGCGCTGACCTTCTTCCCGGACTGGATTCGACGACTGGAGGGCCGCGGCCATTTATTTAAGACCCGGTTCGGCGACCAGCGCTCGAGCTTTGCGGGCAAAGTCGCAATGCTGCTCGACGGCGAGAGCGACTTTTTCCTGACCTACGCCCATCCGAACGTTCCGACCCACATCGATCCCGAGCGCTTCGCGCACCGCTGTCTTGGCACCGAAGCGGCCATTCCGGTTTCGGTTCCCGATGCCAATGGCAACCCCGTCCATGCTCTCCACACCTCCGGGCCGGCGATCTCCTATCTCAGCTACGGGACGTGCTCGTTTTTCGGGCGAGGGCTGGTCAAGCTGCTGGCGGAACGGCCGCTGCCATTGACTACGGTTTACGAGAACGCGATGTCCGCCGGTCTGAAGGCGATGGCACTCGCCGGGTGTGGCGTCGGCTGGATCCCCGAGAGCCTCGTCGCGGACGAATTGAAATCCGGCCAGTTGGTGGCTGCGGGCGATGCGTCGTGGCATCTGCCCACCGAAATTCGGCTCTACCGCGCGAGTGCCCGCTGCCGGCCGGCGGTCGAGCGGTTCTGGGCAGCCATCGACGACGCCGACCAGCGCATCGAAAACCATCCAACGCTGCACCTTGCCGGCGCGGCCTGA
- a CDS encoding ABC-type polar amino acid transport system ATPase subunit (product_source=COG1126; cath_funfam=3.40.50.300; cog=COG1126; superfamily=52540) translates to MVMLFDEPTLSFDPRNGEEVHEDHEEARRGGMTILCVIHEMGFARAVTDRIVFMNEGRILEWGKPDSFFDHPKSERAKLFLEQIIH, encoded by the coding sequence ATGGTGATGCTGTTTGACGAGCCTACGTTATCGTTTGATCCGCGAAATGGTGAGGAAGTGCATGAAGACCATGAAGAAGCTCGCCGAGGAGGGATGACCATACTGTGTGTCATCCATGAGATGGGTTTTGCGCGCGCGGTGACAGACCGGATTGTCTTCATGAATGAAGGACGAATTCTCGAGTGGGGCAAGCCGGACAGTTTCTTTGATCATCCGAAATCCGAGCGCGCCAAGTTGTTCCTCGAGCAGATCATTCACTGA
- a CDS encoding N-methylhydantoinase A/oxoprolinase/acetone carboxylase beta subunit (product_source=COG0145; cath_funfam=3.30.420.190; cog=COG0145; pfam=PF01968,PF05378; superfamily=53067) gives MRRIGIDVGGTNTDAVLLDGDRVIFAVKRPTTLDVTSGILDALKALRADPAARGPVDSVVIGTTHFINAVVQRRHLMKVAAIRIGMPVSASLPPFCDWPKDLAERVHGETFMLEGGHDYDGRPIMPFDTAGMRTAARRIRDLGLRSVAVSSIFSPLDPGCEVAARDILQEICPDVAVTMSHDLGRIGLLERENAALLNAMLHDLAVETVAAFRKAIAESGIDAPLFLTQNDGTVMQAETAIAFPVMSFASGATNSMRGAAHLSGREDAMVVDVGGTTSDIGQLRHGFPREANAVVEVGGVRTLFRMPDLLSIGLGGGSHVDAVSAKVGPLSVGYRLTEDAMVFGGTQLTATDIAVAAGLLDIGDRSRTTSIPKDLIAAALADARRLLEENIDRMKTEAADAPLIAVGGGAFLVPEQLAGVSETIRVPFGDCANAVGAAIARVSGEADQVFRDLSRDDAIAAALQIAERKAVTAGADPASLKTIEVEDMPIAYLPGNSLRVRVRVAGALDRTVAKREVA, from the coding sequence ATGCGACGCATTGGAATTGACGTCGGCGGCACCAACACCGACGCCGTGCTGCTCGATGGCGACAGGGTGATCTTCGCCGTCAAGCGCCCCACCACGCTGGATGTGACTTCCGGCATCCTCGACGCCCTGAAGGCGCTGCGCGCCGATCCCGCAGCGCGGGGCCCGGTCGATTCGGTGGTGATCGGCACCACCCATTTCATCAACGCCGTGGTGCAGCGCCGCCACCTGATGAAGGTCGCGGCGATCCGGATCGGCATGCCGGTGAGCGCGTCGCTGCCGCCGTTCTGCGACTGGCCGAAGGACCTGGCCGAGCGCGTGCACGGCGAGACGTTCATGCTCGAAGGCGGCCACGATTATGACGGCCGGCCGATCATGCCGTTCGATACCGCCGGCATGCGCACGGCCGCGCGGCGGATCCGCGATCTCGGGCTCCGCTCGGTAGCGGTGTCCTCGATTTTCTCGCCGCTCGATCCAGGTTGCGAGGTCGCCGCACGCGACATCCTCCAGGAAATCTGCCCGGACGTCGCGGTCACCATGTCGCACGATCTGGGGCGGATAGGCCTGCTCGAGCGCGAGAACGCCGCCCTGCTCAACGCCATGCTGCATGACCTCGCGGTCGAAACGGTGGCCGCCTTCCGCAAGGCGATAGCCGAGAGCGGTATCGACGCGCCGCTATTCCTGACGCAAAACGACGGCACTGTGATGCAGGCCGAAACCGCCATTGCCTTCCCGGTGATGAGCTTTGCCTCCGGTGCAACCAACTCGATGCGTGGCGCGGCGCATCTATCCGGGCGCGAAGACGCCATGGTGGTGGATGTTGGCGGCACCACCAGCGATATCGGCCAGTTGCGCCACGGATTTCCGCGCGAGGCCAATGCGGTGGTCGAGGTCGGCGGCGTGCGCACGCTGTTCCGGATGCCAGACTTGTTGTCGATCGGGCTTGGCGGCGGCAGTCATGTCGATGCCGTCTCCGCTAAAGTTGGCCCGCTCAGCGTCGGCTATCGCCTGACCGAGGACGCGATGGTGTTCGGAGGCACGCAGCTGACCGCGACCGATATCGCGGTCGCCGCCGGTCTGCTCGACATCGGCGACCGCTCCCGCACAACGTCGATCCCGAAGGACTTGATCGCCGCGGCGCTCGCCGATGCCAGGAGGCTTCTGGAAGAAAACATCGACCGCATGAAGACCGAGGCGGCTGATGCGCCGCTGATTGCCGTGGGCGGCGGCGCCTTCCTGGTGCCGGAGCAACTTGCCGGTGTTTCGGAGACCATCCGCGTGCCGTTCGGCGATTGCGCCAATGCAGTCGGCGCCGCGATTGCGCGCGTCAGTGGCGAGGCCGATCAGGTGTTCCGCGATCTCAGCCGCGACGATGCCATCGCGGCGGCGCTGCAGATTGCCGAGCGCAAGGCGGTCACCGCCGGCGCCGATCCCGCCAGCCTGAAGACCATCGAAGTCGAGGACATGCCGATCGCCTACCTGCCTGGCAACTCGCTGCGCGTGCGCGTCCGCGTTGCCGGCGCACTCGACCGGACCGTGGCCAAGCGCGAGGTGGCTTAG
- a CDS encoding DUF917 family protein (product_source=COG3535; cath_funfam=2.40.390.10,3.40.1610.10; cog=COG3535; ko=KO:K09703; pfam=PF06032; superfamily=160991), with product MSAAPLTEITLEDIESLAVGAWILGTGGGGSPYLGLLNLRQLYAQGHRVQLMSPLDLDDDDHVAVVSNMGAPLVGQERLADSRNIARAVEMQQEFGGFKFRAVMSVEIGGGNGTQALMAAAHLGIPVVDADCMGRAFPEAQMTSVAIGGLQPYPCTLYDPRGIEAIVTKVPSWKWMERASRKICVEMGSIASTCKAPRTGREVKDWGIHFTTTAAIRIGGLVREANRLHTDPIAALLASEGGKRLFTGKVVDVARRTTEGFLRGSIAVEGIDADRGSRLDLSFQNEWIVAWREGEAVAMCPDLICVLETLSGHAVGTETVRYGQRVTVVALKAPAVLTSPRGLEFVGPRAFGYDLDFLSVFDERAGAGV from the coding sequence ATGAGCGCGGCTCCTCTCACCGAGATCACACTCGAAGATATCGAATCCCTCGCCGTCGGCGCCTGGATCCTCGGCACCGGCGGCGGCGGCAGTCCCTATCTCGGCCTGCTCAACCTCCGCCAGCTTTATGCGCAGGGTCACCGCGTGCAACTGATGTCGCCGCTCGACCTCGACGACGACGACCACGTCGCGGTGGTTTCCAACATGGGCGCGCCACTGGTCGGTCAGGAGCGCCTGGCCGACAGCCGCAACATCGCCCGCGCTGTAGAGATGCAGCAGGAATTCGGCGGCTTCAAATTCCGCGCCGTGATGTCGGTGGAGATCGGGGGCGGCAACGGCACCCAGGCGCTGATGGCGGCGGCCCATCTCGGCATCCCCGTCGTCGACGCCGATTGCATGGGACGCGCCTTCCCCGAAGCGCAGATGACCTCGGTAGCGATCGGCGGGCTGCAACCCTATCCCTGCACGCTGTACGATCCGCGCGGCATCGAGGCGATCGTGACGAAAGTGCCAAGCTGGAAATGGATGGAGCGGGCGAGCCGCAAGATCTGTGTCGAGATGGGCTCGATCGCATCGACCTGCAAGGCGCCGCGCACCGGCCGCGAGGTCAAGGATTGGGGCATTCATTTCACGACCACCGCCGCGATCCGGATCGGCGGGCTGGTGCGCGAAGCCAACCGGCTGCACACCGATCCGATCGCAGCCTTGCTGGCCAGCGAAGGCGGCAAGCGGTTATTTACCGGCAAGGTGGTCGACGTCGCCCGCCGAACCACGGAGGGTTTTTTGCGCGGCTCCATCGCCGTCGAGGGCATCGACGCCGACCGTGGCAGCCGGCTCGATCTGTCGTTCCAGAACGAGTGGATCGTTGCCTGGCGCGAGGGCGAGGCGGTGGCCATGTGTCCGGACCTGATCTGCGTGCTTGAGACTCTCTCCGGCCATGCGGTTGGCACCGAGACCGTCCGTTACGGCCAACGCGTCACCGTGGTGGCGCTGAAGGCCCCTGCCGTCCTGACCAGCCCGCGCGGCCTCGAATTCGTCGGCCCGCGCGCCTTCGGCTACGACCTGGACTTCCTTTCGGTTTTCGACGAGCGCGCTGGCGCAGGAGTGTAA
- a CDS encoding protein AroM (product_source=KO:K14591; cath_funfam=3.40.50.1860; ko=KO:K14591; pfam=PF07302; superfamily=53681), which yields MQQQRMGVVVIGQSPRPSVAHEIAAVLSPGLEIDLRGALDGMTRDEIDAIPPVDGYDTLFTLLPNGDGVTISKKAVEARAAMQIDKFASEGVKIAMLACTGKFPNLAPEGLVILPSAVLHKLVEAVLPKGRLGIFSPLPAQTALIARKWERAHIEVVGVTMQPGSNDEAVDAAAQKMATLSPDLVVMDCMGYTSTNKARVRQAYNGPVILAIAAAARVIEELMA from the coding sequence ATGCAGCAACAACGCATGGGCGTGGTCGTGATCGGCCAGAGCCCGCGACCTTCCGTCGCCCACGAAATCGCGGCTGTACTGTCGCCCGGACTGGAGATTGACCTGCGCGGCGCGCTCGACGGCATGACGCGCGACGAGATCGACGCGATTCCACCCGTCGACGGCTATGACACCTTGTTCACCCTGCTGCCGAACGGCGATGGCGTCACCATCAGCAAGAAAGCGGTGGAGGCGCGGGCGGCGATGCAGATCGACAAGTTCGCCAGCGAAGGCGTGAAGATCGCCATGCTCGCCTGCACCGGCAAGTTTCCCAACCTGGCGCCCGAGGGCCTGGTGATTCTGCCTTCGGCCGTGCTGCACAAGCTGGTCGAAGCGGTACTGCCCAAGGGGCGGCTCGGAATCTTTTCGCCGCTGCCGGCGCAGACCGCATTGATCGCCCGGAAGTGGGAGCGCGCGCATATCGAAGTCGTCGGCGTGACGATGCAACCCGGATCAAACGACGAAGCCGTCGATGCGGCCGCGCAAAAAATGGCGACGCTGTCCCCGGATCTCGTGGTGATGGACTGCATGGGCTACACCAGCACCAACAAGGCACGGGTGCGTCAGGCCTATAACGGCCCGGTAATCCTGGCCATCGCGGCCGCTGCGCGCGTCATTGAGGAACTGATGGCATGA
- a CDS encoding putative spermidine/putrescine transport system ATP-binding protein (product_source=KO:K02052; cath_funfam=3.40.50.300; cog=COG3842; ko=KO:K02052; pfam=PF00005,PF08402; smart=SM00382; superfamily=50331,52540; tigrfam=TIGR01187) — translation MSAGIDIIAVTKTYDGRTRAVDAVDMSIREGEFFSLLGPSGCGKTTTLRMIAGFETPTEGIIEVGGADVTHVPAHKRDMGMVFQNYALFPHRSVGENVGFGLRMRGVDRATIARKVTDALAQVELVGYEDRRPGQLSGGQQQRVALARAIVIEPRVLLCDEPLGALDKKLRQSMQFELKQLQRKLGLTMVFVTHDQEEALAMSDRIAVMNAGKVEQIGTPSDIYDRPSTRFVADFIGDTNLFRGEVIRDGGKCVLQVDRALSIELAEEPGTTGPLSIALRPEKIVLAAPTGHCLDGIVESVNFQGGSVLYRIEAAGRRLLAQQPNNGSHELFQAGAAVALRWTPSDIVILRD, via the coding sequence ATGAGCGCTGGGATCGACATTATCGCTGTCACCAAGACGTATGACGGCCGCACCCGCGCCGTCGACGCGGTGGACATGAGCATCCGGGAGGGAGAGTTTTTCTCCCTCCTCGGCCCGTCGGGCTGCGGCAAGACCACGACGTTGCGGATGATCGCCGGCTTCGAAACGCCAACGGAAGGTATCATCGAGGTCGGCGGCGCCGATGTCACCCATGTGCCCGCCCACAAGCGCGACATGGGCATGGTGTTCCAGAACTATGCGCTGTTCCCGCACCGCTCGGTCGGGGAAAACGTCGGCTTCGGGCTGCGTATGCGCGGCGTGGACCGCGCCACCATTGCCCGCAAGGTCACCGACGCGCTGGCCCAGGTCGAGCTGGTCGGCTACGAGGATCGCCGTCCCGGGCAACTCTCCGGCGGCCAGCAACAGCGCGTCGCTTTGGCCCGCGCCATCGTCATCGAACCACGCGTGCTGCTATGCGACGAACCGCTCGGCGCGCTCGACAAGAAACTGCGACAGTCGATGCAATTCGAGCTGAAGCAACTGCAGCGCAAGCTCGGCCTGACCATGGTGTTCGTTACCCACGACCAGGAAGAGGCGCTCGCAATGTCCGACCGGATCGCGGTAATGAACGCCGGCAAGGTCGAGCAGATCGGCACCCCCTCCGACATCTACGATCGGCCCAGTACGCGCTTTGTCGCCGACTTCATCGGCGACACCAACCTGTTCCGCGGCGAGGTGATCCGCGACGGCGGCAAATGCGTGTTGCAGGTCGATCGCGCCCTGTCGATCGAGCTTGCGGAAGAACCCGGGACAACCGGCCCGCTGTCGATCGCGCTGCGGCCGGAAAAGATCGTGCTGGCCGCACCGACCGGGCACTGCCTCGACGGCATCGTCGAGAGTGTCAACTTTCAGGGCGGTTCGGTGCTGTATCGCATCGAGGCCGCGGGCCGGCGCCTGCTGGCGCAGCAACCCAACAACGGCTCGCACGAGCTGTTCCAGGCCGGCGCGGCGGTGGCGCTGCGCTGGACTCCATCCGACATCGTGATTTTGAGGGACTGA
- a CDS encoding putative spermidine/putrescine transport system substrate-binding protein (product_source=KO:K02055; cath_funfam=3.40.190.10; cog=COG0687; ko=KO:K02055; pfam=PF13416; superfamily=53850; transmembrane_helix_parts=Inside_1_12,TMhelix_13_30,Outside_31_352), with protein MTIIRKPVNRRQFLAVAATAGVGVIAAPHVARADAATLRITGWGGKWGQTMSTELIPAFEKEFKCKVETDTALPFLPKLQASSRSAPVYDVLHTNSNEQWAALEMGIVEAKIDPKQVPNIADVYPYAVSDKIVGVCIFTSAIGLGMRTDKGYGKVTSWKDLWDKAYDGVRGGYVIPVNSLGQAFLMMSGALYGKGMTDLDAAYAALEKVKPMKLVDFTGMMEKMILSGEVGIAVIHDSGILRYDGQNQPTTFITPSEGVLALEQVLSLTPGTKVRELANAYVNYMLSPSVQKTLAESVWYSPANSKVKLDDKYNDKLLTTPEKVAKLIQPDWKWYNARKDEIDARVNRIFRA; from the coding sequence GTGACCATCATCCGCAAGCCCGTGAACCGTCGCCAGTTTCTCGCCGTGGCCGCAACCGCCGGTGTCGGCGTGATCGCCGCGCCCCATGTCGCGCGCGCGGACGCCGCAACCCTGCGCATCACCGGATGGGGCGGCAAGTGGGGGCAAACCATGTCCACCGAGCTGATCCCCGCCTTCGAGAAGGAATTCAAGTGCAAGGTGGAAACCGACACCGCCTTGCCGTTCCTGCCCAAGCTGCAGGCGAGCTCGCGTTCCGCCCCGGTCTACGACGTGCTGCACACCAATTCCAATGAGCAATGGGCGGCTCTGGAGATGGGGATTGTCGAAGCGAAGATCGATCCCAAGCAGGTTCCGAATATCGCCGATGTCTATCCCTACGCCGTCAGCGACAAGATTGTCGGCGTCTGCATCTTCACCAGCGCCATCGGCCTTGGCATGCGGACCGACAAGGGCTACGGCAAGGTCACGTCCTGGAAGGATCTCTGGGACAAGGCCTATGACGGCGTGCGCGGCGGATACGTCATTCCGGTGAACAGCCTCGGCCAGGCATTTCTGATGATGAGCGGAGCGCTCTACGGCAAGGGCATGACCGACCTCGACGCTGCCTATGCGGCGCTGGAGAAAGTCAAGCCGATGAAGCTCGTCGACTTCACCGGCATGATGGAGAAGATGATCCTGTCAGGCGAAGTGGGCATCGCGGTGATCCACGATTCCGGCATCCTGCGCTATGATGGCCAGAACCAGCCGACCACCTTCATCACGCCGTCCGAGGGCGTTCTCGCGCTCGAACAGGTCCTCTCGCTGACGCCGGGCACCAAGGTTCGCGAACTCGCCAATGCCTATGTGAACTACATGCTGAGCCCGAGCGTGCAGAAGACACTCGCGGAGTCGGTCTGGTACTCGCCCGCCAACAGCAAGGTGAAGCTCGACGACAAGTACAACGACAAGCTGCTGACGACGCCGGAGAAGGTCGCCAAGCTGATCCAGCCGGACTGGAAGTGGTACAATGCGCGCAAGGACGAGATCGATGCTCGCGTCAACCGCATCTTCCGGGCATGA